A single region of the Latilactobacillus curvatus JCM 1096 = DSM 20019 genome encodes:
- a CDS encoding GHKL domain-containing protein, whose protein sequence is MAMKMPLAMQIIINLSTFSSFLLLVLFLTGKLKRTNRFQLLLSVGVGIAFIQGMDLLIGNFLEELWLILATVGLYGWLNGFKNLRKLKTSYALIIATIFSYIIVMLSSVLTTVGLIGYTHLKGLDNLMSSQFNWQMVCLIMLSQLLIAAGLGLIVQRLDQLIKASIASYGMCVAGTILAGLALFVVAVMVLFDSFKHANLPVEYLYLVLGLVLLLLVLVIVGMLLYTKAVIRQNRINVEQESQRNLTLYVEQLERNYREIRKFRHDIANALLALETIINEQGSPVLMQDFHDLLTHYNFDTIQDQAIGRFQEINNAYIKGIIFSKYIEAHNNRIPFNLEVQPDLFKQQQQYFDELRILGIFLDNAIDAVNDIKDGSISVSLFEQKGKMVYCVKNTINTPVEFGQLYQAGYSTKGINRGLGLTTAKEITDMRSDFSLMLKQDGDYFVAMLVVEQEETHG, encoded by the coding sequence ATGGCAATGAAAATGCCGCTGGCAATGCAGATTATCATTAATCTAAGTACGTTTAGTTCGTTTCTACTATTAGTATTATTTTTGACGGGGAAGTTGAAACGAACGAACAGATTTCAACTACTATTATCAGTTGGAGTCGGCATTGCTTTTATTCAGGGAATGGATTTATTAATTGGAAATTTTCTTGAAGAGCTATGGCTGATTTTGGCAACTGTTGGATTATATGGTTGGTTAAATGGCTTTAAAAATCTGCGTAAATTAAAGACAAGTTATGCGTTAATTATCGCAACCATCTTTAGTTACATCATCGTGATGCTATCATCGGTTCTGACAACGGTGGGGTTAATTGGGTATACTCACTTAAAGGGCCTTGATAATCTGATGAGTAGCCAGTTTAATTGGCAAATGGTGTGTTTAATTATGTTGAGTCAATTATTGATTGCAGCCGGATTAGGATTAATTGTCCAACGGTTAGATCAGCTTATTAAAGCATCCATTGCTTCATACGGTATGTGCGTGGCCGGCACGATTTTAGCCGGTCTCGCGTTATTTGTGGTGGCAGTGATGGTGCTTTTTGATAGCTTTAAGCATGCGAATCTGCCGGTTGAATATTTGTACCTTGTGTTAGGACTTGTGCTATTACTATTAGTTTTGGTGATTGTGGGAATGCTTTTGTATACGAAAGCTGTGATTCGCCAAAATAGAATCAACGTAGAACAAGAAAGTCAGCGAAATCTAACGCTGTATGTTGAACAGTTAGAGCGTAACTACCGTGAAATACGCAAGTTTCGCCACGATATCGCCAATGCTTTATTGGCTTTAGAGACAATTATCAATGAACAAGGGAGCCCAGTTTTAATGCAGGATTTTCATGATTTACTAACGCATTATAACTTTGACACGATTCAAGATCAGGCAATTGGACGGTTTCAAGAGATTAATAATGCTTATATTAAAGGCATTATTTTTAGCAAGTATATTGAAGCACATAATAATCGGATTCCCTTTAATTTAGAGGTTCAACCGGATTTATTTAAGCAACAACAACAGTATTTTGATGAATTACGGATTCTGGGAATCTTTTTGGATAATGCAATTGACGCGGTAAATGATATTAAAGATGGTTCAATCAGTGTCAGTTTATTCGAGCAAAAGGGTAAGATGGTCTATTGTGTCAAAAATACGATTAATACACCAGTAGAATTTGGTCAGCTTTATCAGGCTGGTTATTCAACGAAGGGGATTAATCGCGGGCTTGGGCTCACAACTGCTAAAGAAATCACGGATATGCGCTCAGATTTTAGCTTAATGTTAAAACAAGATGGAGACTATTTCGTTGCAATGCTTGTTGTTGAACAGGAGGAGACCCATGGTTGA
- a CDS encoding helix-turn-helix domain-containing protein codes for MFLGQLIHQQRLNKQLTQSELAAGICTQNTISKIEKKNLPPTIPILIKICTRLGLTLNELFTEFNALDTASDEGVISAEVALLAGDSGPAAALITDIDFKATEHPYPAIFFFFNGYLSYLDHQSELQIFSAYNSFTAAIGDDTSTLKLLLNTGMGLIYQEAGEELADFYFNNNINFINQLDHINVIDVQRVLFASRHTAAYMINQHRIDAAIEFLTKALKLSQKNQIIKQVDHLYYLRARARQQSGRDYAEDRETALVFAKYLKNNALIAKIKALN; via the coding sequence ATGTTTTTAGGCCAATTGATCCATCAACAGCGACTCAACAAGCAACTGACACAGTCTGAATTAGCAGCGGGGATTTGCACGCAAAATACAATCAGCAAAATTGAAAAGAAAAATCTGCCCCCCACAATCCCAATTCTAATTAAGATTTGTACACGGCTTGGATTGACATTAAATGAACTTTTCACCGAATTTAACGCGCTCGACACTGCCAGTGACGAAGGCGTGATTTCTGCGGAAGTTGCTTTATTAGCAGGCGATTCTGGCCCTGCTGCCGCATTAATTACCGATATCGACTTCAAGGCAACCGAACATCCTTATCCCGCCATCTTCTTCTTTTTCAATGGCTATTTAAGTTACCTTGACCATCAATCTGAATTACAGATTTTTTCCGCTTATAACTCGTTCACAGCGGCCATCGGTGACGACACTTCAACGTTGAAGTTACTTCTAAATACCGGTATGGGTTTAATTTACCAAGAAGCTGGCGAGGAATTAGCTGATTTTTATTTCAATAATAATATCAATTTCATCAACCAACTTGATCACATCAATGTCATTGATGTTCAACGCGTCCTATTTGCTTCGCGTCACACAGCAGCCTATATGATTAACCAACACCGCATTGATGCAGCTATCGAGTTTTTGACGAAAGCCCTCAAACTGAGTCAAAAAAATCAAATCATCAAACAAGTCGATCATTTGTATTACCTCCGTGCTCGGGCACGCCAACAAAGCGGTCGAGACTATGCAGAAGATCGCGAAACCGCGTTAGTTTTTGCCAAATACCTTAAAAATAACGCGTTAATCGCGAAAATTAAAGCGTTAAACTAA
- a CDS encoding IS3 family transposase — MPTRYDKEFKQNIINLYKQGESAAQLAREYGIGYSTVHKWIQGQAKTQSGKSPDEIKAMEKRLASLSEENEILKKALGFLAQK, encoded by the coding sequence ATGCCAACTCGTTACGACAAAGAATTCAAACAAAACATTATCAACCTATATAAGCAAGGCGAATCAGCTGCCCAACTGGCCAGAGAATATGGCATTGGCTATTCAACAGTTCATAAGTGGATCCAGGGCCAGGCCAAAACTCAATCCGGTAAATCGCCAGACGAAATCAAAGCGATGGAAAAGCGACTGGCTTCGCTGTCTGAGGAGAACGAAATCCTAAAAAAAGCCCTGGGCTTCCTTGCGCAGAAGTAA
- a CDS encoding IS3 family transposase — protein MHQESHHHQVTKMCRILGVSRAQYYRYRSPKPSKRRAEDAGLKQRILRIFAEFKQRYGVMKIHHELNLELQPLQLRCSPRRISRLMKELDSHSVTVNKWKAASASKTKVEQRPNLLKQDFSTTGLNQKWTADMTYIQTKGNGWCYLSTIMDLHSRRIIGYSFSKKMATDLVLKPLESAVKNRTITGDLIIHTDLGSQYTSDDYNQRLTELHIRHSYSRKGCPYDNAPMESFHASLKKECVYPVPVFEDYETAAAVLFEYVHAFYNKKRIHSSLGYQTPLQVEIATLTSQMAA, from the coding sequence ATTCACCAAGAAAGCCATCACCACCAGGTAACCAAGATGTGCCGAATCCTCGGTGTTTCCAGAGCTCAGTATTATCGTTATCGATCCCCCAAACCTTCAAAACGCCGGGCCGAAGATGCGGGCTTGAAACAACGGATTCTGCGGATCTTTGCGGAATTTAAGCAGCGATACGGTGTTATGAAGATCCACCATGAATTGAATCTGGAACTTCAACCACTGCAGCTTCGGTGCAGTCCACGACGGATTTCCCGGCTCATGAAGGAACTGGATAGCCACTCCGTTACCGTCAATAAGTGGAAAGCGGCTTCGGCTTCCAAAACCAAGGTTGAACAGCGTCCCAACTTACTTAAGCAGGATTTCTCGACCACTGGTTTAAATCAAAAATGGACCGCTGATATGACCTATATTCAAACGAAGGGTAATGGCTGGTGTTACTTATCAACCATCATGGACCTGCACTCACGACGGATTATCGGCTATTCGTTCTCAAAAAAGATGGCTACTGATTTAGTCTTAAAGCCCCTTGAAAGCGCGGTTAAAAATCGAACCATTACTGGGGACCTGATTATCCATACGGATTTAGGATCACAGTATACCAGCGATGATTACAATCAACGTTTAACTGAGCTACATATCCGCCACTCATACAGCCGTAAGGGTTGTCCGTATGATAATGCGCCAATGGAATCCTTTCACGCTTCCCTCAAAAAGGAATGTGTTTATCCAGTGCCGGTCTTTGAAGATTATGAAACTGCCGCTGCCGTCCTTTTTGAATATGTGCATGCTTTCTACAATAAGAAGAGAATTCATAGTTCACTGGGCTACCAGACCCCCTTACAAGTTGAAATTGCAACACTTACGAGCCAAATGGCCGCCTGA